One genomic window of Methanosarcina acetivorans C2A includes the following:
- a CDS encoding PspA-associated protein PspAA: MIIRIIGEGQYRAPEALCEELNKIDNRIVVLVSQGKAQEFRQELARLISEIKEKGESVSAEEILESDIIVPPEDLSLEEAKEVFTGSGIFED, from the coding sequence ATGATAATCAGGATCATTGGAGAGGGGCAGTACCGGGCACCTGAAGCTCTCTGCGAGGAATTAAACAAGATAGATAACAGGATTGTAGTTCTTGTTTCGCAAGGAAAAGCCCAGGAATTTAGACAAGAGCTCGCAAGACTGATTTCCGAGATAAAGGAAAAAGGAGAATCTGTCAGCGCGGAAGAAATTCTGGAGTCTGACATCATTGTTCCTCCGGAAGACCTGAGCCTTGAGGAAGCAAAAGAAGTATTTACAGGTTCAGGGATTTTTGAGGACTGA
- a CDS encoding universal stress protein, with amino-acid sequence MSEKLFNKILIATDGSENAQKAAAYGIDIAKVTGAEVSALYVISTEHAGTARSVMGWTDAFEEYLANKGGVATGYVEKLGKEAGVKVEPVYLKGVPAEKILEYVEESDIDLIVMGTQGLTGVQRFLIGSVAENVLRHSKVPVMIIR; translated from the coding sequence ATGAGCGAAAAGCTTTTCAACAAAATTCTGATTGCAACGGATGGTTCGGAAAACGCCCAAAAAGCAGCTGCTTATGGAATCGACATTGCGAAGGTAACAGGGGCTGAAGTATCTGCTCTGTATGTTATTTCTACCGAACACGCTGGAACTGCCCGGTCAGTTATGGGCTGGACCGATGCATTTGAAGAATATCTCGCAAATAAAGGAGGAGTTGCAACCGGTTATGTAGAAAAACTTGGAAAAGAAGCCGGAGTTAAAGTGGAGCCGGTGTACCTGAAAGGTGTCCCGGCTGAGAAAATTCTTGAATATGTGGAGGAGAGTGATATTGACCTGATAGTAATGGGCACACAGGGCCTGACCGGAGTCCAGAGGTTCCTGATAGGCAGTGTGGCAGAAAACGTTCTCAGGCACTCAAAAGTCCCTGTAATGATTATCAGATAA
- a CDS encoding histidine kinase dimerization/phosphoacceptor domain -containing protein, protein MVINAVKSGECGSQWVLQILSTSPYSVMRAGNDGTVLYANEASVTLLEVWRTGIGQKLPFQFLLFVRKAIRKKEVLNIEVKVNKKEYFFVFNPLENGYVHIYGMDLTFMAARKKKLLTREKQQEPFPETLMDRTAEMVASVLKAEFCRIFKLPHECSYFPGSQSSIQEIGCTGQPASSGELSGGVSVFIRIQGKPPLVATLYRNRQDEFAPEEVRFLRYVLSLIRKIQKCKGIDNELQDRILFLESLLEEVPNPAYFRDVSQTFQDCSEFFAGKNSLFSDRKTSGYSMNELEEVIPKELTAIYKRKSVEFPGISGDLEVIPGVCGMFRESEEALQIALEVQKVLWTVINNSPAVVFLWRNEDKWPADFVSENVSMLGYEVEDFTSERVLYGDIVHRDDLKNVQEKLDRCIEDRCEGFKMEYRICTKTGELRWVDERTYIQRDDESHAIYFQGVVIDITERKAAEEALARAEHLRKKEINHRIKNNLQIVSSLLDLQAEQFSDKKVIEAFRESENRIVSMSLIHEELYESGNLDILDFSSYIRKLIDDLCRSYSTESSHIRIKLDVETVFLGVNLAVSLGIIINELFTNSLKYAFSPGKGEEISISLLREDTRGQDQRPEAISEKVFLTASEDSENFTLVFADNGKGFPEESQFQKHGIPWAAACKCSCEPDRGEHRP, encoded by the coding sequence GTGGTAATAAATGCAGTAAAAAGTGGAGAGTGCGGATCACAATGGGTGCTTCAAATCCTTTCTACAAGCCCTTATTCCGTAATGAGGGCTGGAAATGACGGAACTGTACTTTATGCAAACGAAGCCTCAGTTACTTTACTTGAAGTCTGGAGAACAGGAATCGGTCAAAAACTTCCTTTTCAATTTCTTCTTTTTGTTCGAAAAGCGATCAGGAAGAAAGAGGTTTTAAACATTGAAGTAAAAGTGAATAAAAAAGAATACTTTTTCGTTTTTAATCCTTTGGAAAATGGATATGTGCATATCTACGGAATGGACCTTACCTTCATGGCAGCAAGAAAGAAGAAACTACTTACGCGGGAAAAGCAGCAAGAACCTTTTCCCGAAACCCTGATGGACCGGACTGCAGAGATGGTAGCTTCAGTTCTCAAAGCCGAATTCTGCAGAATTTTCAAGCTTCCTCACGAATGTAGTTACTTTCCGGGAAGTCAGTCCTCAATTCAGGAAATCGGATGTACTGGACAGCCTGCCAGTTCAGGTGAACTTTCCGGCGGGGTCAGTGTCTTTATAAGAATCCAGGGAAAACCCCCCCTGGTCGCAACGCTTTATAGAAACAGGCAGGATGAGTTTGCTCCCGAAGAAGTTCGTTTTTTGAGGTACGTCCTGTCTCTGATTCGCAAGATTCAGAAGTGTAAAGGGATCGATAACGAACTTCAGGACCGAATACTTTTTTTAGAGTCCCTGCTTGAGGAGGTTCCAAACCCTGCTTATTTCAGAGATGTGAGCCAGACTTTTCAGGACTGCAGTGAGTTTTTTGCCGGGAAAAATTCCCTCTTTTCTGATCGAAAAACCTCAGGGTATTCGATGAATGAGCTGGAAGAAGTAATTCCAAAGGAGCTTACCGCTATCTACAAAAGAAAAAGCGTGGAGTTCCCAGGAATTTCCGGGGATTTGGAGGTGATCCCGGGCGTCTGCGGTATGTTCAGGGAAAGTGAGGAGGCATTGCAAATCGCCCTCGAAGTACAAAAAGTACTCTGGACAGTCATCAATAACAGTCCTGCAGTCGTTTTTTTATGGCGCAATGAGGATAAATGGCCTGCGGATTTTGTGTCTGAAAATGTCTCCATGTTAGGGTATGAAGTTGAAGACTTTACCTCCGAAAGAGTCCTTTACGGCGATATTGTCCATAGAGACGATCTGAAAAATGTTCAGGAAAAGCTTGACCGCTGCATTGAAGACCGGTGCGAGGGTTTCAAGATGGAATACCGGATCTGCACAAAAACCGGGGAACTGCGCTGGGTCGATGAGAGGACTTACATTCAGAGGGACGATGAGAGTCATGCTATTTATTTTCAGGGTGTGGTCATCGACATTACCGAGAGGAAAGCTGCAGAAGAAGCCCTGGCAAGAGCCGAGCATCTCCGAAAAAAAGAGATCAACCACAGGATCAAAAATAACCTGCAAATAGTTTCTTCCCTGCTTGACCTGCAGGCTGAACAGTTCAGTGACAAAAAAGTTATCGAAGCTTTCAGGGAAAGCGAAAACAGGATTGTTTCAATGTCGCTTATACACGAAGAGCTTTATGAATCCGGAAACCTCGACATCCTGGATTTCTCCTCCTATATCCGCAAGTTAATTGACGATCTCTGTCGTTCGTACAGCACGGAAAGTTCCCATATCCGGATAAAACTTGATGTGGAAACTGTTTTCCTCGGAGTAAATCTGGCAGTATCCCTTGGCATTATAATTAACGAACTTTTTACCAACTCCCTGAAGTATGCCTTCTCTCCGGGAAAAGGAGAGGAGATTAGCATTTCCTTGTTACGAGAAGATACCCGGGGGCAAGATCAGCGACCTGAAGCGATAAGTGAAAAGGTCTTCCTTACAGCATCTGAAGACAGTGAAAATTTCACTCTTGTCTTTGCAGACAACGGGAAGGGCTTCCCCGAAGAATCTCAATTTCAGAAACACGGAATCCCTTGGGCTGCAGCTTGTAAATGCTCTTGTGAACCAGATAGAGGGGAGCATAGACCTTGA